One part of the Clarias gariepinus isolate MV-2021 ecotype Netherlands chromosome 24, CGAR_prim_01v2, whole genome shotgun sequence genome encodes these proteins:
- the LOC128512042 gene encoding calponin homology domain-containing protein DDB_G0272472-like, whose amino-acid sequence MSKSLKHKDQQLEDYKRQIENKDAEPDESNEALQMKNKTLEEKDTQLKKVKEELAKANTMLEENKTQLKDKERQLWDKTNNLMEKDKLLTEYIQLQFREVKEELVKINRTLEENQTQLKDKERQLKNVMNELESSKSKLIEQDKQLQEKERLLEEIKKQMQEQRDSESSSAIRRRNSKEMPPTMGGESSSPHSPLLVPAAELRLVLLGRTGSGKSAARNTILSRGERNQAATSTSTQQSESTQGEVAGRKVTVVDTPDWFSPGLSLEKLRQDVGLCVHLSDPGPHVFLLVIPVKRPTGDERGMLEKMEEIFGERCWRNTMIIFSVTDELQKKNIEEFIQSGEQEVQRLVEKCGNRFYCLNIKQSGDGSQGSELLKKIEKIVEGSRVKLYSSEIYLETESQIRLMETKILKEREEKRMREEMEVRKKIDKEVQDSLRKMEGAIQEHEGDIKQLDDRTTKLERKMKEERDEEKKRELERELEREVARRAEMEEKVKKLKEKRERERREMEERHQQEIEEISEVYEREVRMEAEKKIMKIILPELQRNILASKTKMQEEFSRQMEEKNRELETFKQKLSNLTETQSQLGEVYGKTVSSSESERAVVTGEVSKGIFQTFKDYVVTG is encoded by the exons ATGTCTAAATCACTGAAGCATAAAGACCAACAGCTGGAGGATTATAAAAGACAAATAGAGAATAAAGATGCAGAACCAGATGAAAGTAATGAAGCACTTCAgatgaagaataaaacactggaAGAGAAGGACACACAGCTCAAGAAGGTGAAAGAAGAATTAGCAAAAGCAAATACAATGTTAGAAGAGAATAAGACACAGTTAAAGGACAAAGAAAGACAATTGTGGGACAAGACAAATAATCTGATGGAGAAAGACAAACTTCTGACAGAATACATACAACTACAGTTCAGAGAGGTGAAAGAAGAactggtaaaaataaataggacattagAGGAGAATCAGACACAgttaaaagacaaagaaagacaaCTGAAGAATGTGATGAATGAACTGGAATCCAGTAAAAGCAAACTAATTGAACAAGACAAACAGCTtcaggagaaagagagacttcTAGAAGAGATAAAAAAGCAGATGCAGGAACAGAGAGATTCAGAATCATCAAGCGCCATcaggagaagaaacagcaaGGAGATGCCTCCAACTA TGGGTGGAGAATCATCTAGTCCACACTCTCCACTGTTGGTTCCTGCAGCCGAACTGAGGCTGGTGCTGCTGGGGAGGACGGGGTCTGGGAAGAGTGCAGCAAGAAACACCATCCTGAGCAGAGGGGAGAGGAACCAGGCTGCTACATCTACATCTACCCAGCAGAGTGAGAGCACACAGGGGGAGGTGGCTGGGAGGAAGGTGACAGTGGTGGACACTCCTGACTGGTTCTCTCCCGGACTCTCTCTGGAGAAGCTTAGACAGGACGTGGGACTCTGTGTGCATCTCTCTGATCCAGGACCCCACGTCTTTCTCCTGGTCATACCTGTAAAGCGGCCTACAGGAGATGAGAGAGGGATGCTGGAGAAAATGGAGGAGATTTTTGGAGAGAGATGTTGGAGAAACACCATGATCATATTCAGTGTTACTGATGAACTTCAGAAGAAGAACATTGAGGAGTTTATCCAATCAGGAGAGCAGGAGGTCCAGAGACTAGTGGAGAAATGTGGGAACAGGTTTTACTGTCTCAACATTAAGCAGAGTGGAGATGGTTCTCAGGGCTCAGAGCTGCTGAAGAAGATAGAGAAGATAGTGGAAGGAAGCAGAGTGAAGCTGTACAGCAGTGAGATCTACCTGGAGACAGAATCTCAGATTAGATTGATGGAGACTAAGATCCTAaaggaaagagaagagaaaaggatGAGAGAGGAGATGGAAGTGAGGAAAAAGATAGATAAGGAGGTGCAGGACTCACTGAGAAAAATGGAGGGAGCGATCCAGGAGCATGAAGGAGACATTAAACAACTGGATGACCGAACAACCAAACTGGAGAGAAAgatgaaagaagagagagatgaagagaaaaagagagaacttGAGAGGGAGCTAGAACGAGAGGTAGCGCGAAGGgcagaaatggaagaaaaggtgaagaaactaaaagaaaagagagagagggagaggagagagatggaggagagGCACCAACAGGAGATAGAGGAGATCAGCGAGGTGTATGAACGAGAGGTCAGGATGGAGGcagagaaaaaaatcatgaagatCATCCTGCCTGAACTCCAGAGAAACATTTTGGCCTCAAAAACAAAGATGCAGGAAGAGTTCAGCAGACAGATGGAGGAGAAGAACAGAGAGCTGGAGACTTTTAAACAGAAACTTTCAAATCTCACAGAGACTCAGAGTCAGCTTGGAGAGGTTTATGGAAAAACTGTGAGCAGCTCAGAATCAGAGAGAGCAGTTGTAACAGGAGAGGTGTCGAAGGGAATCTTTCAGACATTTAAAGACTATGTTGTCACTGGGTAA